One genomic segment of candidate division KSB1 bacterium includes these proteins:
- a CDS encoding DUF1998 domain-containing protein encodes MRPEEASKVQDRFARGEVNLLSCSTTFELGVDLGSLQVVLMRNVPPTTANYLQRAGRAGRRTDTTAVALTFAQRRSHDLSHFGDPARLVAGHIHPPMVAVENEKIVRRHVHSVLLATFFRWARDEYSRLFHTVGDFFAPEEVPSGPDLLRAYVARRPEEVAEALYRIVPSPLHTVLGLRNWEWLSHLSNNQGNGILDLATGEVVGDLDLYRRLEQQAAARRKYREAERYAEVACTVRGRELLGFLGSRNVFPKYGFPTDTVELRIAHVQDREAVRLELQRDLGVAIAEYAPGGQVVAAKRIWTSAGIYRPRGRNWRIKQYAVCPECGRYHSAPERLPQKACSVCGAALFSGRHRLYGQFLIPEFGFLAARETTGPEQPVRQERDPDHRDPRSGRSCDGRIQTYHLGREFVTDVLELRFEGMLGEPSDRSLWLSVLYALLEGASEALGIPREDLNGTLYPYPGSPSPALILFDDVPGGAALVQRILEGPVPVFRAAWRRVARCECGEETSCYQCLRNYYNQFCHNNLCRGRARDFLRDTLTQAGERPS; translated from the coding sequence GTGCGGCCTGAAGAGGCGAGCAAGGTTCAGGACCGCTTTGCCCGGGGAGAAGTGAATCTGCTCAGTTGTTCCACCACCTTTGAACTGGGCGTGGACCTGGGCAGCCTCCAGGTCGTCCTGATGCGCAACGTCCCGCCCACCACGGCCAACTACCTCCAGCGGGCTGGCCGGGCCGGGCGGCGGACGGACACCACGGCGGTTGCACTCACCTTCGCTCAGCGCCGCTCCCACGACCTCAGCCACTTCGGCGACCCTGCCCGCCTGGTGGCTGGCCACATCCACCCGCCCATGGTGGCCGTGGAAAACGAGAAAATCGTGCGCCGACATGTCCATTCGGTCCTCCTGGCCACCTTCTTCCGCTGGGCGCGGGACGAGTACAGCCGCCTCTTCCACACCGTGGGGGACTTCTTCGCCCCGGAGGAAGTGCCAAGCGGCCCCGACCTCCTGCGGGCCTACGTTGCCCGGCGACCCGAGGAGGTGGCCGAGGCCCTCTACCGGATTGTGCCCTCCCCGCTCCACACCGTCCTGGGCCTGCGGAACTGGGAATGGCTCTCCCACCTGAGCAATAACCAGGGGAATGGTATCCTGGACCTGGCAACTGGGGAAGTGGTGGGCGACCTGGACCTCTATCGGCGATTGGAACAGCAAGCGGCCGCGCGGCGGAAGTACCGGGAGGCGGAGCGCTACGCCGAGGTCGCATGCACCGTCCGGGGACGGGAACTCCTGGGATTCCTGGGCTCCCGCAATGTCTTCCCCAAGTACGGCTTCCCCACCGACACGGTGGAACTGCGTATCGCCCATGTTCAAGACCGGGAGGCTGTCCGGCTGGAATTGCAGCGGGATCTGGGGGTCGCCATCGCGGAGTACGCCCCGGGCGGCCAGGTCGTGGCGGCCAAACGGATCTGGACCAGCGCGGGCATCTACCGGCCGCGGGGGCGGAACTGGCGCATCAAGCAGTACGCCGTCTGCCCGGAGTGTGGACGCTATCACAGCGCGCCGGAGCGGTTGCCTCAGAAAGCCTGCTCCGTCTGCGGGGCTGCTCTATTCAGCGGTCGGCACCGGCTCTACGGGCAGTTCCTCATCCCCGAGTTCGGCTTCCTCGCGGCCCGAGAGACCACCGGGCCGGAGCAGCCCGTGCGACAGGAGCGGGACCCCGACCATCGGGACCCTCGCTCCGGCCGCTCCTGCGACGGCCGCATTCAGACCTACCACCTGGGCCGCGAGTTCGTCACCGACGTCCTGGAACTCCGCTTTGAGGGGATGCTGGGCGAGCCGTCGGACCGGAGCCTCTGGCTCTCCGTCCTCTACGCCCTGCTGGAGGGGGCCAGCGAGGCGCTGGGCATCCCGCGCGAGGACCTCAACGGCACCCTCTACCCCTATCCTGGGAGTCCCAGCCCAGCGCTCATTCTGTTTGACGACGTCCCCGGCGGCGCGGCACTGGTGCAGCGGATTCTGGAGGGCCCTGTTCCAGTCTTCCGGGCTGCCTGGCGGCGGGTCGCCCGCTGCGAGTGCGGCGAGGAGACCAGTTGCTACCAGTGCCTGCGCAACTATTACAACCAGTTCTGCCACAACAACCTCTGCCGGGGCCGGGCCCGGGACTTCCTGCGGGACACCCTTACCCAGGCCGGAGAGCGCCCCTCCTGA
- a CDS encoding M28 family peptidase, protein MTLPCYSRKRLVRAVCLLVGCTPALTAPAAGQELYPCADSIYASIHHLSEAIGPRPMGSPAERAALHWAVATFRRLGADSAYLMPFRKVPQASAHLNTTSGNALGLFRGASDSLIIIGGHIDSAGPEVPGANDDASGAATVLELARVWKDRPRRYSMLFVAFGGEERGLLGSTFFAEHFPDLPKAKRMLSLDMTGADGPIVPMFEAKGAQAPKWLVRDAFATHAQLGHHLLFYPTHFTTLSSLGKGAGSDHEPFLAKNVPAIDFTVGLNTSPIHTPQDNIAAIRKEKLGQYARFVDALLLHCQNQGVPSSTKPRFMPFQVGGRLLFVPWWAVTAVVVGALLLAPVSPLVAWRARLRLPRQQRARFTCLKLLVLWVFVVLCSQAGEALLQELLGLSHAWVVHVWPTWATRASAPWQACGWRCRALACGVSRRTLTSTAVSP, encoded by the coding sequence ATGACTCTTCCATGCTATTCCAGAAAACGGTTAGTGCGGGCCGTGTGCCTGCTCGTCGGCTGCACTCCGGCTTTGACCGCCCCGGCTGCAGGCCAAGAACTTTACCCCTGTGCGGATAGCATCTACGCCTCTATTCACCACTTGAGCGAGGCTATCGGCCCACGGCCCATGGGCTCGCCGGCAGAGCGGGCGGCCCTGCACTGGGCTGTGGCCACATTCCGTCGCCTCGGTGCAGATAGCGCCTACCTCATGCCTTTCCGCAAAGTGCCACAGGCCAGCGCTCACCTGAATACCACCAGTGGCAACGCCCTCGGGCTGTTCCGTGGCGCGAGCGACTCGCTCATCATCATCGGCGGCCACATCGACTCTGCGGGGCCGGAGGTGCCGGGAGCCAACGACGACGCCTCCGGCGCGGCCACTGTCCTCGAGCTCGCCCGGGTGTGGAAGGACCGCCCCCGCCGCTACAGCATGCTCTTCGTGGCCTTTGGCGGAGAAGAAAGGGGACTATTGGGTTCCACCTTCTTTGCCGAGCACTTTCCGGACCTGCCCAAGGCAAAGCGGATGCTTTCCTTGGACATGACTGGAGCAGACGGGCCCATCGTGCCCATGTTTGAGGCCAAGGGAGCCCAGGCTCCTAAGTGGCTGGTGAGGGATGCATTTGCGACCCACGCCCAGCTCGGCCACCACTTGCTCTTTTACCCCACGCACTTTACCACCCTGAGCAGTCTGGGCAAAGGCGCCGGCTCCGACCATGAGCCTTTTCTCGCCAAGAACGTACCGGCCATCGACTTTACGGTCGGTTTGAACACCTCTCCGATCCACACGCCGCAGGACAATATCGCCGCCATCCGCAAGGAGAAGCTGGGTCAGTACGCGCGCTTTGTGGACGCGCTGCTCCTGCACTGCCAGAACCAGGGCGTGCCCAGCTCCACCAAACCTCGGTTTATGCCGTTTCAGGTGGGCGGCAGGTTGCTCTTTGTGCCATGGTGGGCAGTAACTGCCGTGGTCGTGGGCGCGCTGCTGCTGGCACCTGTGTCACCGCTTGTTGCTTGGCGCGCTCGGCTGCGCCTGCCGCGACAGCAACGCGCAAGGTTCACCTGCCTAAAGCTTTTGGTGCTCTGGGTCTTCGTGGTCCTCTGTTCCCAGGCGGGCGAGGCATTGCTCCAGGAGCTTCTTGGGCTGAGCCATGCCTGGGTGGTGCACGTCTGGCCTACGTGGGCTACGCGGGCGTCTGCGCCGTGGCAGGCCTGTGGTTGGCGTTGCAGAGCACTCGCGTGTGGCGTTTCTCGCAGGACCCTTACGTCCACAGCCGTTTCGCCCTGA
- a CDS encoding DEAD/DEAH box helicase: MRLHPLEVADRIRDDYTRYLQTIYFFRGPSLRREFREALSAPDFLARGPILEAAAPFRLGRSIEEMIRDGVLHPGFRTLRSDPLPLHRPLYLHQDRAIEKVVVGGRNIVVATGTGSGKTEAFLIPILDHLLREQEAGTLERPGVRALLLYPMNALANDQLRRVLGSFPAITFGRYTGETEEEDGKAEARFRDQFPDEPRIPNELLSRHQMRACPPHIFLTNYAMLEYLLLRPQICEFFDGESGQHWQFIVLDEAHIYSGAEGIEIAMLLRRLKDRIVRSEPGRLRCIATSATLGRGREDFPAIAHFAAEIFGERFEWADDDPARQDVVEAERETATTLGVRWGEGSPSLYMALTDALDRNDPPETLGRLALEEGVPQDVVERARTGPEEALLLPTRYHLFARALQGAFVCLNEAAHREGGIAAGKPFLFLNRQESCPHCGARVFELAACPRCGTACLIGRESGGHLHQPTTQDEMSPWLSYFILTEGVPPPDEDEAVASGQSPEALEEEGAEPYRLCVGCGALAPAEQGATVCRCPPGTPSVRIHRVRRRWSDTQALTFCLACGARNPSGVVYRFLTSRDAPVSVLATTLYQLLPPEAEGPARDLPGAGRKLLTFSDNRQDAAFFAPYVERTSSRVLRRRLILKAVLEDEGGRSGRLRLHDLVDRVLRHAEEANFFTLEQGYDERRRTVRSWPTQELIALDYRVGLEGLGLVAFCPVRAPNWSPPPQLLRRPWNLSPEEAGGLVWLLLDTLRRQGVTTYPEGVDPRDPAFAPRAKEFFVREKEGDARAGIFGWLPSRGSNRRLDFLARLLEQSAGLEGEERSRVARKTLQGIWRHLTASGSPWQSHLPAENRPRVGVVYRLNYRLWEWVAAADGAPALYRCNRCRAVSPVSLRGVCPSYGCDGMLEPVAPDDPVWRENHYRHLYLHLLPAPLRAEEHTAQCGLKRRARFRTALPGEK; the protein is encoded by the coding sequence GTGCGCCTGCACCCACTGGAAGTCGCCGACCGCATCCGGGACGATTACACCCGGTACCTGCAGACTATCTACTTCTTCCGCGGCCCCTCCCTGCGCCGTGAGTTTCGGGAGGCCCTCTCCGCCCCCGACTTCCTGGCCCGGGGGCCCATCCTGGAGGCCGCCGCCCCCTTCCGCCTGGGCCGCTCCATAGAGGAGATGATCCGCGACGGCGTCCTCCATCCCGGCTTCCGGACCCTCCGCTCCGACCCTCTCCCCCTCCACCGTCCCCTCTACCTCCACCAGGACCGGGCCATTGAGAAAGTCGTCGTCGGGGGCCGGAACATCGTCGTCGCCACCGGCACGGGGAGCGGCAAGACCGAGGCCTTCCTGATCCCCATCCTGGACCATCTCCTCCGAGAACAGGAGGCCGGCACGCTGGAGCGACCGGGCGTCCGGGCCCTCCTCCTCTACCCAATGAACGCACTGGCCAACGACCAGTTGCGGCGGGTTCTGGGTTCGTTCCCGGCCATCACCTTCGGCCGCTACACTGGCGAGACGGAGGAAGAAGACGGGAAGGCCGAGGCCCGCTTCCGGGATCAGTTCCCCGATGAGCCGCGCATTCCCAACGAACTGCTCAGCCGCCACCAGATGCGGGCCTGCCCTCCCCACATCTTCCTCACCAACTACGCCATGCTGGAATACCTCCTCCTCCGGCCTCAGATCTGCGAGTTCTTCGACGGAGAGTCCGGCCAGCACTGGCAGTTCATCGTCCTGGACGAGGCTCATATTTACAGCGGCGCCGAGGGGATAGAGATCGCGATGCTTCTCCGCCGGCTGAAAGACCGGATTGTGCGGAGCGAGCCCGGAAGGTTACGCTGTATCGCCACCAGCGCGACCCTGGGGCGCGGCCGGGAGGACTTCCCCGCCATCGCCCACTTCGCTGCGGAGATTTTCGGGGAACGGTTTGAATGGGCCGACGACGACCCGGCACGGCAGGACGTGGTAGAAGCAGAACGAGAGACGGCGACCACGCTGGGCGTGCGCTGGGGGGAAGGCTCGCCGTCCCTCTACATGGCCCTGACCGATGCGCTGGATCGGAACGACCCGCCGGAGACCCTTGGCCGCCTGGCGCTGGAGGAGGGGGTCCCGCAAGACGTGGTGGAGCGGGCCCGGACCGGCCCCGAGGAGGCCCTTCTGCTCCCCACCCGCTATCATCTTTTCGCCCGTGCGCTGCAGGGCGCCTTCGTCTGCCTGAACGAGGCGGCCCATCGGGAGGGCGGCATCGCCGCCGGAAAACCCTTCCTGTTCCTGAACCGCCAGGAGTCGTGCCCCCACTGCGGCGCCCGCGTCTTTGAACTGGCCGCCTGCCCCCGCTGCGGCACCGCCTGCCTGATCGGGCGGGAATCCGGAGGACACCTGCACCAGCCCACCACGCAGGACGAGATGAGCCCCTGGCTTTCCTACTTCATCCTCACCGAAGGGGTCCCTCCGCCCGACGAGGACGAAGCCGTTGCCTCTGGTCAAAGCCCCGAGGCGCTGGAGGAAGAGGGAGCCGAACCCTACCGGCTCTGCGTGGGATGCGGCGCGCTGGCCCCCGCAGAGCAGGGAGCCACGGTCTGCCGCTGTCCTCCGGGGACCCCCTCCGTCCGCATCCACCGGGTCCGGCGGCGGTGGTCCGACACCCAGGCCCTCACTTTCTGCCTGGCCTGCGGGGCACGCAATCCCTCCGGCGTCGTCTACCGCTTCCTCACCAGCCGCGACGCCCCGGTCAGCGTCCTGGCGACCACCCTCTACCAGTTGCTCCCCCCGGAGGCGGAGGGGCCGGCCCGTGACCTCCCCGGCGCGGGCCGCAAACTCCTCACCTTCTCCGACAATCGCCAGGACGCAGCCTTCTTCGCCCCCTACGTGGAGCGCACTTCTAGCCGCGTCCTCCGGCGCCGCCTGATCCTGAAGGCCGTTCTGGAGGATGAGGGAGGACGGTCGGGCCGGCTCCGCCTGCACGACCTGGTTGACCGGGTCCTCCGGCACGCCGAAGAGGCCAACTTCTTCACCCTGGAGCAGGGGTACGACGAGCGGCGGCGCACCGTCCGCAGCTGGCCGACCCAGGAACTGATCGCGCTGGACTACCGGGTCGGCCTGGAGGGGCTGGGCCTGGTCGCCTTCTGCCCCGTTCGGGCGCCCAACTGGTCTCCCCCGCCCCAACTCCTGCGGCGGCCCTGGAACCTCTCGCCCGAGGAGGCCGGGGGCCTGGTCTGGCTCCTCCTGGACACCCTCCGGCGCCAGGGGGTGACCACCTATCCGGAGGGGGTGGACCCCCGCGATCCGGCTTTTGCGCCGCGCGCGAAGGAGTTCTTCGTCCGGGAGAAAGAGGGGGACGCCCGGGCCGGCATCTTCGGCTGGCTCCCCTCCAGGGGAAGCAACCGTCGGCTGGACTTCCTGGCCCGTCTCCTGGAACAATCTGCCGGTCTGGAGGGCGAGGAGCGGTCGCGGGTCGCCCGGAAGACCCTCCAGGGGATATGGCGGCACCTCACCGCATCGGGGAGCCCCTGGCAATCCCACCTCCCCGCCGAGAACCGCCCCCGGGTCGGCGTCGTCTACCGGCTCAACTACCGCCTCTGGGAATGGGTCGCCGCAGCCGACGGGGCGCCTGCTCTCTACCGCTGCAACCGCTGCCGGGCCGTCTCCCCGGTGAGTCTGCGCGGCGTCTGCCCCTCCTATGGGTGCGACGGCATGCTGGAGCCGGTGGCCCCCGACGACCCGGTCTGGCGGGAGAACCACTACCGCCACCTATATCTTCATCTCCTCCCAGCTCCCCTCCGGGCCGAGGAGCACACCGCCCAGTGCGGCCTGAAGAGGCGAGCAAGGTTCAGGACCGCTTTGCCCGGGGAGAAGTGA